The Mesotoga sp. UBA6090 genome includes the window ATGGAAGGTCAGCCCCCAGGGTCTCAACGATTCGGCCATTTCTCGCGAGTATTTCGGAACTGGCAGGGCCGCAATGATGCTTGGAAACGAGTGGAACATTAGAAGGATGCTTCAGTATCCCGATATTGATTACGGTCTCTCTCCCTTCCCCTATTTCGAGGGCGGGGTTGCAATCACCCCTACCGGCAGCTGGCATGTTGGAATAAACTCCAAGACAAAGAAACTTGAGGAGGCTTTGACCTTCACAAAGTATATAACAGGTAAGGACGCAGTAATCACCTGGCACAAGCTGAATGGTATAGCGCCTGCAAGATCAGATGTTTACGAGGCCCTTCCCGAGGTTTTCGACAATCCTATGTGGCAGCTGTTTGTCGCTGAAATGGAGACAACAGCAGTTCCGAGGCCGCGAACACCAGGTTATTCGCAATTTGAGCTCATGCTAAGGGAGGCATTCAATTCTATTCACTACGGTGCCGATCCAAGAAGCACTCTTGAAGAGGTCGCCGTACGAATCGACAGAGAACTTAGAAAGTACAGGTAGACTTGAGGGATCGTGCTTGAATTTAGACTATTTCGGATGGTGTGCAGATGTTTCGAAATAACAAGGTAGCGTGGCTATTCGTTCTGCCCGCGCTGACATTTCTTCTTGTGTTCAAGATCTGGCCAATAGGGGTCTCGGTTATTGAGAGCCTTACTATGACGAGTTTCACCGGGGCAAAATCATTCGTGGGATTCGAAAACTATGAATACCTCTTCAAGCAGGATCCTGTTTTCTGGAAATCCTTCTCCGTTACACTCTTTTACTCGATAATCGTAAATCCTCTGATTGTCTTGACCTCATTGTTAATGGCGCTTCTTCTGAATTCCAGTCACTTCTTCACCAAGTTCTTTAGGACTGTCTTCTTTTTGCCGGCGGCGATCTCGTTCGCCGTTGTCT containing:
- a CDS encoding carbohydrate ABC transporter permease, translating into MFRNNKVAWLFVLPALTFLLVFKIWPIGVSVIESLTMTSFTGAKSFVGFENYEYLFKQDPVFWKSFSVTLFYSIIVNPLIVLTSLLMALLLNSSHFFTKFFRTVFFLPAAISFAVVSVIWMIVLDPYNGLANSFLTMFGFKPQPFFASPDQALWVLILLNVWRSSGYWMMYFLA